The Rosa rugosa chromosome 1, drRosRugo1.1, whole genome shotgun sequence genomic sequence gttcacTGTGGTTTTACCGAAAATTTTGCCGGAACCCGTACGGGTCCGGTTTTGCCATTTTTCGGCTTTTAGTAAAaaacttggaccaatcttttgaaggccttacACTCCGAAATagctcttgtactcttcataataaattgtccttaggatgtctagaatggatctgaaaAGTTTCAACTTATTTGGAGTTCTTTTGATCAGGCTTCCGcccctcctttcttgtctagctcgctttctcctagccgaaaaatgaaaatgtgctaaagttgactttttagaGCATTTCCatacttctccatcattttctagcatgataaggaacacataataaatatatataaataaacacaaaggttaagcaaaagtataagattaggggaataatggaattggattagtcaacattaaattggactttagaacaagtaatttccatgttttagggcacaaatatgtatatgaattatgatccaacacaTTACACTCCTCATGTAGACCATTTGTCCCTTTCCTACCTTGAGCTGTCCGTTTTCAGATTTATACCAAAATCCAGCCATATCCAAAGTGTTCAATGAAATCagatttctgctcaattttggGACATGTCTGACGTTTCCCAATGTTCGGACAATTTAATCATGCATTTTGATCTTTACTATTCCAATTCCCATAATTCTACAAGGTGAATCATCTCTCATCAACACTACTTCCCGATGTTCCTCTCTTCATATGTCTCGTACCAATCTCTGTGTGCACACATATGAAATGTGCAGGCTGTATCCAAGGTCCAATATTTAAGCGCGCCGGAGCTGGTTGTTACTGCGAAAAGTTCTCCATCGTCACTATAATTTCCAGCAACGACATTGGCTAACTTAGAACTTTCTCCTAACATCTGTGCCTTTTTCTCCTTCCATTGTTTGCAATTCCTTTTCCAGTGGTCGAGTGAACCACATTCGAAGCaaccattcttcttttcttttccttttcccttgAATTTTGACCTGCCTCTTTCTTCAAATCCACCACCTCTATTCCTGAACCTTCCTCTCTCCTTGCCTCTGACATGAAGTCCCCGTGCTTGagaactttcttcttctttgtccatTTTGACATATGATTCTAGGTTCTCACACACTTTAGAAAGTGTGATAGTATCTTTGAATATCATGGTGGTTTTGAAGTGCTTGAATGAAGGTGGAAGCGAATGTAGTAACATGACAGCCTTGTCTTCGTCATCCATCTTTGCTCCAACCTTCTCCAAGTTTGATATGCAATTCTAAAAATTGCATATGTGATCATTAAGATCATCCCCTTCCTCCATCTTGAGGCCAAAGAGTTGTTCCTTTAAGAACAGCTTGCTGCTAATAGTTTTACCCCTGTAGATGCTTTCAAGCTTCTCCCATGCTTCCTTTGCAGTCATATTCTCACCGAAGCAGGACATTATCAGCAAGATGCCACTCGATGAAGCTCTTtgctttcttattcttctttgtATATTCTGCTTCAGTCATTGTTACAAGCTTATCTCCAATTGCCTCATCAACCTCTTGCTGAACCAGAAcgttcttcatcttcctctgccAAAGCGTGAAGTTGTCCTTGCCATTAAAGGGCTTAATGGACGGTTTCACATCTCCTGCGTCGACAATGACTTTGCTGTTCACCATCGCAAAACACCTTAAGTCTAATCTCTTATACCACTTATTGTGTAAGGCCCCTTAGGATCGTTGTGTTTTACTACTTAAGCAAAATCAGAATAATAGATGAACTGAAAACATAAACAAACACAGCAGTTTTATAGTGGTTCAGCCAAAACTTTAGCCTACGTCCACTtcgtgatctctcttgagagattcactagcactatgaagaatttaggtgtttacaagtacttattgcaAGTCCCTCAAACCCCTCAGACTAGTTCTTATCTCTCTATCACCTTGACTCTAAGTTTTCTGCACTCTTTGTCTTAGTTTTTCAGAAAACCCCCTACAACTCCTATTTAAAGGACATAGAAGTTGCTGATACAACATCGGATTAGGATTCCTAATCCTAATAGACTAAGTCTTTCTAAGCCTATAATACAAATCCTAATAGAACTTGAAAGACTAACTTTCCTAGAACTTATAGAAAAGCTGCACTCAAACTTCTTTCCTTTCTAGACTTGGATTTGAATTCTACATCCTAACTTTTCCAGATTGTATTAACGAGCCAAAAGCACAacaatatgtgactctaaagaacgagtcatTATCccttcaaaaaacaaaaaaacaaaaaacgagTCGTTATTGATATTGTGAGCTTGGTTGGTTTTGTTGcatagtttaaatgaaaaattttatgagtgttctttttttttttttgaaaggatgagTGTTCTTTTTTAGCTTGTTAGgttttcgcgtttcggattcgaattcgaatttctttattcgaaattcggggcgtgacaaatctGTTGTAGGGTTAATTTGGACATTCATTTTGAGTGTATTAACACCTCATCTTCCATACCTAAACAATCTGACCCAGATTTCTTCAAGACATGAATTGCATGATTTCACTCTTGGGGCGTCTTCTTGCAAGCTATGGCCTGACCAACTATAATAAATGCAAGTGGCAAACTACCACACTTTCTTGCCACAAATTCAGCAAGTTTTGGGATATCTGGATGAATAAATTGTGTTTCTTTTCCAACTTTCTCTTGAAACAAGTCCAAAGCTTTGTATCGGTCCAAGATCTCCACTCTAATCTTCTTTTGAGCTCCCATACGATTGTAAACATCCTCCGAGTGAGTTGTGAACACTATCTTGGAGTTTTTCCCTTGGTTAGAAATTGGAACGCCTACTTTGATCAAGTCAACCCGATCCCATATATCATCCGATAATAACACAAATTTCTTTCTGCTTAGGACACAGAATATTTCTTGACTGTGTTTTATCCTTCCACTAGTCATCGATGACTCCAACCTTTTTTGCAATTTTATCTTGAATAATCTTAAGTTTGATTTCCTTGGAGACTACTATCCGTATCACAACATCGATACTATTAGGGACGTGTTGGAATTTGTTATTGATCTTGGTAAGGAGGGTGGGCTTGCAAGTTAAAATAACTAAAAAGGTGAAACATAACAATAGACTTAACAATTTTGCTCAAGCAATACTTATTATTTTAAATGCTTTATCAAATAGTAAATTGTCGTTTGgataaagggaaaaaaattggagatagaaatataattatacaaaattcctagctaaatatagctaacTATTTTACCAAAAATTATATTTAACTTTGCTTTAGCTACTCTGTTGGAGACTTGGAGATGTTCTTAATTAGCTTCTTTTTTAAAGTTCTAATTTGGTCCGGAACATCTTCGGCTATATTATTTAAATATAAATATTTTGGATATTACATTTTGTTTGCAATTTTATTATTGAACTTTgagttaatataaaaaaattgaatgcATACTAcaattagagaatccaacttttAAAGTTCGCCTCAAAGAAAATTTCAGGTTCGCCCCTGGTTGACCGTTAGATTATGCTATACTGATGTGGCGTCTTTGGGTTGAAAGTCTTATAAATCCTAGCGCAACAAATTTAAGCAATCCAAGTTTCTCGTGTGAAACTACGAAattgtcattggatggtcaaacaaattaacaattacaaagttttatacctgtgatgttttatattaaataattaaattgactaatcataacttttagaaaagaaaaaaaaaacaaaagtgggagtaaagtgatttgttttaaaaacatttaatgccattgattttgaaattctaaattatatggtttctcaccccatttaattacaatttatttaagaaaaattttaattagatgatttctaactttattcttgttttaaatgaggatgcatgtatagaaatttattgtgtttataattatagaatcatcctgattatttttttttttttttctaatatatAGATGTCTAATTTGGTCATTTAAtctacctataaaatctgatttgaaatataaaataataagaatgtgtattaagtagtttggagtgtgtatttaaaatttctcgcaaaaaaaaaaaaaaaaaaaagcgggCAAAAAAGTGATCTCAAAAGGCAGGAGGAGGGTAGTATCGTCATTAAAGAAGAACCCTAAAATGCCCCTGTGGGCTGCGGTTTAGTTTATACAAATCCTTTCCTTCATTTCCTGGTGACTGGGAAAGATCTCCATCATCTTCTTTCACTGTTCATCTCTCCCTCGGCGACCTTCTCAGGTTTGACTCTTCTCTTGTGCGATCTCACTTTAACTCTCCATATTTTCTGCTTTTTATGGGTGCTAACAATTCAGTGAGGATTAATTTTCTTGAATTCTGTTACTGATGTTCTTGTTGCTAACACCTCTGTTTCTTTTGCTTTGCTGTCTGAAATGCTTCAAGTTTGTATCTTTTCACATGTACCCCATTGAGATTCTGTAACCCATGTTCTTGTTCTGTTTTCTTCTGCATGTTCATTCAGAGATGCCAAAGCTTGAATTTTTGACTTGAAAAACAGATCATTTTTTTCCCTACTAAGTAGTGATTTTGTGAAGCCCATTTCTTGTTCTGTTATGAGATTTTGAAATAAATGAATGTAATTGATGAGTCAGACgtaatatttttatttacatTCTTTGTTGGCAAAaaaagagaagttttaaatacacacccctaattacttaatacacactccttactcaatacacctaccatttaatttctcattataatattttactaaatacacaacccaaattacctaaaatatctTTAACCTAAcaaaccatgaaatacactattatttaacaACATTAAGCctactatttaatttgattagtataACTGActatattaattacttgtgttagttattgggaaatccataaggattcattcttgttcccttcaaatagatccttagaaataggttttgtattatttgagctctcatccaccaaacaccatattgatcaagtataaaattttgagttgaacattcaaccaaaactgtatcagtagtttctccacaatggCGAAACTACGAAattgtcattggatggtcaaacaaattaacaattacaacgttttatacctgtgatgttttatattaaataataaaattgactaatcataacttttagaaaagaaaaaaaaaaccaaaagtgggagtaaagttatttgttttaaaaacatttaatgccattgattttgaaattctaaattatatggtttctcaccccatttaattacaatttatttaaggaaaatttaaattagatgatttctaactttattcttgttttaaatgaggatgcatgtatagaaatttattgtatttataattatagaatcatataaggaagatatgat encodes the following:
- the LOC133727285 gene encoding probable disease resistance protein At1g52660, producing MTSGRIKHSQEIFCVLSRKKFVLLSDDIWDRVDLIKVGVPISNQGKNSKIVFTTHSEDVYNRMGAQKKIRVEILDRYKALDLFQEKVGKETQFIHPDIPKLAEFVARKCGSLPLAFIIVGQAIACKKTPQE